In the Lascolabacillus massiliensis genome, one interval contains:
- a CDS encoding RagB/SusD family nutrient uptake outer membrane protein — protein sequence MKISKITILSSLLMLLIGATNTSCSDALDLGPIDYYGSESYWKTEAHAEGYIDGIHKHLRDAAWQHTITFGELRGGHYITGTSGDGSSVSGGAIASQNFDSNNTGVTKFGDLYGRITNLNLFIARVSDADFIGTDKKNYFLGIVYGLRAFYYFDLYRIYGGVPLRLGVEVIDGELDPTKLYLPRSTPAEVMAQIKSDLQKSLDYFGDVNSFNPYGMGSKVYWNKAATEALIGEVYLWNSKVTTGNNAANVSDLAVAKQHLLNVVNNYGLSLQPNFADVFDARNKANSEIIFAIRFAENEASNGFGSYVYNIGTGQTTNSSYLEDGSLFVDPLQVAGSGSMQRYEYKEELFRIFDVEDSRRDATFLAAYYKDDEGNLTYRGTHVRKNIGLINSSGIRIWIGDMPFYRLSWVYLTLAEIANMEGDNAKVEEYINIVRERAYGENWSPEFAYEAGDFTANELAILAEKDKEFVQEGQRWWDIRRMTLTKGGKPLVFTPQASFNGEPILNESTEAHKVLWPIDRALLDNDDALEQTPGY from the coding sequence ATGAAGATTTCAAAAATAACTATATTATCAAGCTTGCTGATGTTGCTTATTGGGGCTACAAACACATCATGCAGCGACGCACTGGATCTTGGTCCTATCGACTATTACGGAAGTGAATCGTATTGGAAAACAGAAGCTCATGCTGAAGGTTATATCGATGGTATTCACAAACATCTTAGAGATGCTGCATGGCAACATACAATTACATTTGGTGAGTTAAGAGGAGGACATTACATTACTGGTACCAGTGGTGACGGATCTTCAGTGTCAGGAGGAGCAATTGCAAGTCAAAACTTTGACTCAAACAATACGGGTGTCACAAAGTTTGGTGATTTGTATGGCAGAATTACTAACCTGAACCTTTTCATTGCCAGAGTATCAGATGCTGATTTTATTGGAACTGATAAAAAGAATTACTTCCTTGGTATAGTTTATGGCTTAAGAGCATTCTACTATTTCGACCTATATCGTATATATGGTGGTGTACCCTTACGTTTAGGTGTTGAAGTTATTGATGGAGAGTTAGATCCTACAAAGTTGTATTTACCACGTTCTACTCCGGCAGAGGTAATGGCACAGATCAAGAGTGACCTGCAGAAATCACTTGACTATTTTGGAGATGTAAACAGTTTCAACCCTTATGGAATGGGAAGCAAGGTTTACTGGAACAAAGCTGCCACAGAGGCGCTTATAGGCGAGGTATATTTATGGAATTCAAAAGTTACTACCGGTAATAATGCAGCTAATGTTTCTGATCTGGCTGTAGCTAAACAGCACCTCCTGAATGTAGTAAACAATTACGGACTAAGTCTTCAGCCTAATTTTGCAGATGTTTTTGATGCAAGAAATAAAGCTAACAGTGAAATTATCTTTGCTATTCGTTTTGCTGAAAATGAAGCATCAAACGGATTTGGAAGCTATGTCTATAATATAGGAACAGGGCAGACAACCAATAGTTCTTATCTGGAAGATGGATCTTTATTTGTAGACCCACTACAGGTAGCCGGTTCAGGATCAATGCAAAGATATGAATACAAGGAAGAGCTCTTCCGTATATTTGATGTTGAAGATAGCAGACGTGATGCTACATTCCTTGCAGCATATTATAAAGACGATGAGGGTAATCTTACTTACAGAGGAACCCATGTACGAAAAAATATTGGTCTGATAAATTCTAGTGGTATTCGTATATGGATTGGAGACATGCCTTTCTACAGACTCTCATGGGTATATCTGACTTTAGCTGAAATTGCCAATATGGAAGGTGATAATGCAAAAGTTGAAGAATATATAAACATTGTTCGTGAACGTGCATATGGTGAAAACTGGTCGCCAGAGTTTGCTTATGAAGCAGGTGACTTTACAGCAAACGAGCTTGCAATCCTTGCAGAGAAAGATAAAGAATTTGTTCAGGAAGGACAACGTTGGTGGGATATACGTCGTATGACTCTTACCAAAGGAGGAAAACCTCTAGTGTTTACACCACAGGCAAGTTTTAATGGTGAGCCAATTTTGAATGAGTCAACAGAAGCTCATAAAGTATTATGGCCTATTGATAGAGCATTGCTTGATAATGATGATGCCTTAGAGCAAACTCCTGGTTATTAA
- a CDS encoding SusC/RagA family TonB-linked outer membrane protein, which yields MRGWLLSLFLIFSSASLFAQNITVSGTVTDNVFKEPLVGVTIVIEGTADGTVTDIDGNYTIDNVPSNGNLVVSYVGMQSQTVAVNGRNTINIVLREDSELLEEVVVTGYGGTQLRSKLTNSIAKVSEETLTVGVYSNPAQALSGAVSGLRVIQSSGNPGATPQIVLRGGTNLDGSGSPLIMVDGQLRSSLSDINPADIESMEVLKDAGATALYGARASNGVILVTTKNGKAGQRALNFSAKFGLNYVNNPYTFLGVEDYITYQRNAYNNTPWASKASLNAANPLGTGNVYNERMVWNLMNLNDDNKFLLEKGWKTMPDPINSQNTLIYRETDIAKYSFVDPSFTQDYNINMSGGNDRGTYYAGVGYNHSEGLPITSFYERLSFVLNGSYKVTDWLTSKSNFNYNRADWNSMPPTQTSEANYFGRIQSIPPTARFEDEDGNMLLGANSGDGNQSYQAHRFMRDNQTDKFTMIQSFEAKFLKDFTARASAQWYYDEGFYESFNKDYETTPGNWNRSRNSSAQFDRSINQTYNATINYDKLLAGKHDVSVLLGMEYFDRHTKGFNASGGNAPTDDFWDLGLTDSGENKRGIDSWHSRYRILSYFGRANYDYLGKYLLSAVFRQDGYSSLLGDNRWGFFPGLSAGWIFGNEDFVKENLPALSFGKLRTSYGINGNASGIGAYTLQGSYNPQTYNGRTGFLIGALPNPALRWEKTRTFEVGVDVSFFENKLNANLTYYNRLTMDKYAAFALPSTTGFSSITNNNGEFQNKGVELELSGRIINREDFSWNMSGNITYNRNIIVSLPDNGLEKNRQGGVQIYTGNGDETVFVGGYQEGQEPGLLVGYKFEGLYKSVDEIPGNLVVQTGNAQGKYQYGPDAYNALTDNQKANAILIEPGDAKWKDINGDGVIDNFDQVKIGNTTPRWTGGFNTNFTYKNFTLYGRFDFGLDFWTYDNSTPWFLGNMQGTYNTTTDVFNTWTPENPNAKFPRYVWADQLGTGNLNRTSTLFAYKGDYLAFREISLSYSLPQTIAKKLYMQAMNVSVTGQNLGYLTAAPVANPERSYGAGIASGTGYGLPRTLLFGVNVTF from the coding sequence CTGAGAGGATGGCTGTTAAGTCTATTCCTGATTTTTAGTTCAGCCTCACTCTTTGCACAAAACATCACAGTGAGCGGAACGGTTACTGACAACGTGTTCAAAGAACCACTAGTCGGAGTAACCATTGTAATTGAAGGCACAGCCGATGGAACAGTCACTGATATTGATGGAAACTACACAATTGACAACGTACCATCAAATGGCAATCTTGTTGTATCATACGTAGGAATGCAATCTCAAACTGTTGCAGTTAATGGTCGAAATACGATTAACATTGTTTTAAGAGAAGACAGTGAATTACTTGAGGAAGTAGTTGTAACCGGTTATGGTGGTACTCAGTTACGTAGTAAATTAACTAACTCTATTGCCAAAGTATCAGAAGAAACACTTACAGTGGGTGTGTACTCCAACCCTGCTCAAGCACTTTCAGGTGCTGTTTCTGGTCTTAGAGTTATTCAATCATCCGGTAATCCGGGTGCAACTCCACAAATTGTACTTCGTGGAGGTACAAACCTTGACGGATCAGGTTCTCCTCTGATTATGGTTGATGGCCAGTTAAGATCAAGCTTAAGTGATATTAACCCTGCAGATATTGAATCTATGGAGGTTCTTAAAGACGCAGGTGCTACTGCTCTTTACGGAGCCAGAGCCAGTAATGGAGTTATTCTTGTTACAACAAAGAACGGAAAAGCCGGTCAGCGTGCATTAAACTTCTCAGCTAAATTTGGTTTAAACTATGTGAATAACCCATATACATTCTTAGGTGTTGAAGATTATATCACATATCAGAGAAATGCATACAACAATACACCATGGGCTTCAAAAGCTTCACTTAATGCTGCCAACCCACTTGGTACAGGTAATGTATATAATGAAAGAATGGTATGGAATCTAATGAATCTGAATGATGACAATAAATTCCTACTTGAAAAAGGATGGAAAACCATGCCCGATCCTATCAACTCTCAGAATACATTAATATACAGAGAAACTGATATTGCTAAATATAGTTTTGTTGATCCTTCATTTACTCAAGATTACAATATTAATATGTCAGGTGGTAATGATAGAGGAACATACTATGCGGGTGTTGGTTATAACCACTCAGAGGGTTTACCAATAACTTCGTTCTATGAAAGATTAAGCTTTGTTTTAAATGGTAGCTACAAAGTTACTGATTGGTTAACAAGCAAATCAAACTTCAACTACAACCGTGCAGACTGGAATTCGATGCCTCCAACTCAAACAAGTGAAGCAAACTACTTCGGTCGTATTCAATCTATTCCTCCAACAGCACGTTTCGAAGATGAAGATGGAAATATGTTGCTTGGAGCAAACTCAGGTGATGGTAACCAGTCATACCAAGCTCATAGATTTATGAGAGATAACCAGACTGACAAATTTACTATGATTCAGTCATTCGAAGCAAAATTCTTAAAAGACTTTACAGCCAGAGCATCAGCACAATGGTATTACGACGAAGGCTTTTATGAGTCATTTAACAAAGACTACGAAACAACTCCAGGTAACTGGAATCGTTCTAGAAACTCTTCTGCACAGTTTGACAGGAGTATTAATCAAACTTATAATGCGACAATCAACTATGATAAACTACTTGCTGGTAAACATGATGTGAGTGTTCTTCTTGGTATGGAGTATTTTGACAGACATACCAAAGGATTTAATGCATCAGGTGGTAACGCACCAACAGATGATTTCTGGGATTTAGGATTAACTGACAGTGGTGAGAATAAGAGAGGTATTGACTCATGGCACTCAAGATATCGTATTTTATCTTATTTCGGTCGTGCTAACTACGACTATTTAGGGAAATATCTACTTTCAGCAGTATTCCGTCAGGATGGGTACTCATCGTTATTAGGAGATAACCGCTGGGGATTCTTCCCTGGACTTTCTGCAGGATGGATCTTTGGTAATGAAGATTTTGTAAAAGAGAACTTGCCAGCACTTTCTTTTGGTAAACTCCGCACAAGTTATGGTATTAACGGTAATGCAAGCGGTATTGGTGCATATACACTACAAGGATCATATAATCCTCAAACATACAATGGCCGTACAGGTTTCTTAATCGGAGCACTTCCTAACCCAGCCTTAAGATGGGAAAAAACCCGTACTTTCGAAGTTGGAGTTGATGTTAGTTTCTTTGAGAATAAATTGAATGCAAACCTGACATATTATAACCGTTTAACAATGGATAAATATGCAGCATTTGCACTTCCTTCAACCACAGGTTTCTCATCTATTACAAATAACAATGGTGAGTTCCAGAACAAAGGTGTTGAATTAGAACTTTCCGGAAGAATCATAAATAGAGAAGACTTCAGCTGGAATATGAGTGGTAATATCACATACAATAGAAACATTATTGTATCATTACCTGATAACGGTTTAGAAAAAAATCGTCAGGGTGGAGTTCAGATTTATACAGGAAATGGAGATGAAACTGTCTTCGTTGGTGGTTACCAGGAAGGTCAGGAACCAGGACTATTAGTTGGTTACAAATTTGAAGGGCTTTATAAAAGTGTAGATGAAATACCAGGAAATCTTGTTGTACAAACAGGGAATGCTCAAGGTAAATATCAGTATGGACCTGATGCCTATAATGCTCTAACAGATAACCAAAAGGCAAATGCGATACTAATAGAGCCAGGTGATGCTAAGTGGAAAGATATTAACGGTGATGGAGTAATTGACAATTTTGACCAGGTAAAAATTGGAAACACTACACCACGCTGGACTGGTGGTTTTAATACAAACTTCACGTATAAAAACTTCACTTTATATGGAAGATTCGACTTCGGATTAGATTTCTGGACATATGACAACTCAACTCCATGGTTCCTTGGAAATATGCAGGGTACTTATAATACAACAACTGATGTATTTAATACCTGGACACCAGAAAATCCAAATGCAAAATTCCCACGCTATGTATGGGCTGACCAATTAGGTACTGGTAATTTAAATCGTACATCTACTTTATTTGCGTATAAAGGAGACTATTTGGCATTCCGTGAAATATCTCTTTCATACTCACTACCACAAACAATTGCTAAAAAGCTTTATATGCAGGCAATGAATGTTTCAGTTACAGGTCAGAACCTTGGTTATCTGACAGCAGCTCCGGTTGCAAACCCTGAACGTTCTTACGGAGCCGGAATTGCAAGTGGCACAGGTTATGGATTACCTAGAACTTTACTTTTTGGTGTTAACGTTACATTTTAA
- a CDS encoding sialidase family protein, with product MIYKRGVISTFLLSAVFSIMFAGTSLADSVIWEPKVIGIPPSDAYIGLSLLESGEIRHYNYGEQADEGTFYLSSKDKGLTWTKVNIPNNIPFADTRSPLSGEYLRLISSPGMGTYAIRTNGGLNGGRELVKVSDSMGIMLKPPVFIRNGKRVVVAGHYGLQRGLPRACFTFISDDDGRTWRRSSLVTTPDHQGGGFHDGIRWNHGAAEPTVIELKDGRLWMIIRTSQDHHYQSFSDDGGETWSDATPSPFYGTITMPTIGRLQDGRILFLWSNTTPLPEVNNTNGVWDDVFTNRNVIHAAISSDDGKSWQGFRELYLDPRRNAEDFGTIPGIDKSVHQSQFIEVDPGEVLVSLGQHPLHRVMLRFNVDWLYENERFCDFSDGLDQWSVFNYYKGIVGHCGYNRIPGCTLEDGKLLVKYIEDDTLLTSVRGAVWNFPAFHKGKLSLSIKFNDLNSQGELILNDRWFNPTDTTASYFAPFSLKLNTKILKIRDTNPHLIEIEWDLNKTRPAAIVYVDKRKRLSLPLSDESLHGISYLQLLSDRVKGDKGYLIEWVKAEKL from the coding sequence ATGATATATAAAAGAGGAGTGATATCAACTTTTTTGCTCAGTGCAGTATTTTCAATAATGTTTGCAGGGACTTCTTTGGCAGACAGTGTAATATGGGAACCAAAAGTAATAGGCATTCCTCCAAGTGATGCATATATTGGTCTTTCACTACTTGAGTCTGGTGAAATCAGACATTACAATTATGGTGAACAGGCTGACGAAGGAACTTTTTATCTTTCAAGCAAAGATAAAGGGCTGACATGGACTAAAGTAAACATTCCAAACAATATTCCCTTTGCCGATACCCGCAGTCCACTCAGCGGTGAATATTTAAGACTAATATCTTCACCGGGTATGGGCACTTATGCCATACGTACTAATGGAGGGCTTAACGGTGGCAGAGAGCTGGTTAAGGTATCCGATTCTATGGGCATTATGCTGAAGCCACCTGTTTTTATCAGAAATGGTAAACGTGTTGTTGTAGCAGGACATTATGGACTGCAAAGAGGTCTTCCAAGAGCATGTTTCACATTTATTTCAGATGATGACGGAAGAACCTGGAGACGTTCATCACTTGTCACAACTCCCGACCATCAGGGAGGCGGATTTCATGATGGTATACGTTGGAATCACGGTGCGGCAGAGCCTACGGTAATTGAACTTAAAGATGGAAGATTGTGGATGATTATACGAACTTCTCAAGATCACCACTATCAGTCGTTCTCAGACGATGGAGGAGAAACATGGAGTGATGCAACTCCCTCACCATTCTATGGCACAATTACAATGCCTACAATTGGCAGATTACAGGATGGAAGGATTTTATTCCTTTGGTCAAATACCACACCTCTACCCGAAGTAAATAATACTAATGGAGTATGGGATGATGTTTTTACCAACAGAAATGTAATTCATGCAGCAATATCTTCTGATGATGGGAAAAGTTGGCAGGGATTCCGTGAACTATATCTTGATCCCAGGAGAAATGCAGAAGACTTCGGGACAATACCAGGTATAGACAAAAGTGTTCATCAGAGTCAGTTTATTGAGGTCGATCCTGGTGAAGTTTTAGTATCACTTGGTCAACATCCACTACACAGGGTTATGCTTCGGTTTAATGTAGACTGGCTATATGAGAATGAACGTTTTTGCGATTTTTCTGATGGACTAGACCAATGGAGTGTCTTTAATTACTACAAAGGTATAGTGGGCCATTGCGGCTATAACCGTATTCCGGGTTGTACTCTTGAGGATGGGAAATTACTGGTAAAGTATATCGAAGATGATACATTGCTTACCTCTGTAAGAGGAGCTGTATGGAATTTCCCTGCTTTTCATAAGGGAAAATTGTCACTGTCTATTAAATTTAATGATTTAAACAGTCAGGGAGAGCTGATACTTAACGATAGATGGTTCAACCCAACCGATACAACTGCATCATATTTTGCCCCCTTCAGTCTTAAGTTAAATACTAAGATTCTAAAGATAAGGGATACTAATCCACACTTAATAGAGATTGAATGGGATCTCAATAAAACCAGACCTGCTGCAATTGTATATGTAGATAAAAGAAAAAGATTGTCATTACCTCTTTCAGATGAGTCTCTACATGGCATCTCTTATCTGCAACTGCTTAGTGACAGGGTTAAAGGAGACAAAGGTTATCTAATTGAATGGGTAAAGGCTGAAAAGCTTTAA
- a CDS encoding GDSL-type esterase/lipase family protein encodes MRYLTRQSVILLFLFAFVASIQAQNGNHSTFYYQRVSLFEKLPVSNEDIIFLGNSITNGGEWAELLNDIRIKNRGISGDVCQGVLDRLNSIIDGEPSKIFLLIGINDLARGISSDSIVSGTEKIIDRIKSDSPNSLIYIQSILPVNDSFGMFSRHTKHKEIIKSLNNKLESLANSKKVKFIDLYSHFVTPGTNNLNPEYTNDGLHLMGEGYIKWIEIIKPYIYE; translated from the coding sequence ATGAGATACTTAACTAGACAATCAGTTATATTATTGTTTTTATTTGCCTTTGTAGCCTCAATTCAGGCTCAGAATGGCAATCACTCCACTTTCTATTATCAGAGAGTATCATTATTTGAGAAACTACCTGTCTCTAATGAAGATATTATCTTCCTTGGAAATAGTATTACCAATGGAGGAGAGTGGGCTGAACTGCTGAATGATATAAGAATCAAAAACCGAGGTATCAGCGGAGATGTTTGTCAAGGAGTACTTGACAGACTAAACTCAATTATAGATGGAGAGCCTTCTAAAATATTTCTTTTGATTGGAATAAACGATCTCGCAAGAGGTATTTCATCGGACAGCATAGTATCCGGTACAGAGAAAATTATAGATAGAATAAAGTCTGATTCACCAAATAGTTTAATCTATATTCAAAGCATTTTACCTGTCAATGATTCATTCGGTATGTTTAGCAGACATACCAAGCATAAAGAAATAATCAAGTCATTAAACAACAAACTCGAGTCTCTTGCAAATAGTAAAAAGGTAAAGTTTATAGACCTGTATAGTCATTTTGTAACTCCGGGTACGAACAATCTTAATCCTGAATATACAAATGATGGACTACACCTCATGGGAGAGGGATATATAAAATGGATAGAAATAATTAAACCATATATATATGAATAA
- a CDS encoding GDSL-type esterase/lipase family protein, whose protein sequence is MNNTWSKIVLIVTFYLLVTSSIFGQPIKIACVGNSVTYGMGIENPEERYPAQLQVMLGNEYEVGNFGHSGATLMKHGYRPYWNLPEFKEAVDFRADIVIIHLGLNDTDPRAWPKYRDEFVRDYINLIDTFKQVNPDADVKICRMTPIFTGHSRFESSTRDWYWQIQETIEVIAEISGVELIDLHTPLHKRPDLFPDNLHPTGEGAKIIAEKVYGAITGDYGGLKPASIFTSGMVLQRNKPIIFWGTANANEIVEIEFNNQKRDTSVNRSGKWEIEFPPLEAGGPYIITISNGNEVISLKDILIGDIWLCSGQSNMEFRLNQAATYSDDIKDANLPEVRLFNMQPVAYTNNVAWDKETLDKINRLQYFTKTEWKRTTPETAKDFSAVAYHFGKTLHQETDVPIGLILNAIGGSPAEAWIDRFTLEHHPRLVGLFRNWKNNDYINPWCRERAEKNSELSENPLQRHPYQPSYLYEAGIQDITRLNIAGVIWYQGESNEQNVELHEVIFPTLVESWRNAWSDDLPFYYVQLSSMAVGRETWGHFRDSQRRLMYEIPNSGMAVSSDLGDSTDVHPREKRQIGERLARWALNKTYGVDDIIPSGPLFHDFFIENDTVYLSFEYAEGLRTSDGKAPRSFELAEFPGLYYPADTVIEGNVIKVTSSKVKTPRYVRYGWSSFSDGNLINIEGLPASTFSTQFNNNSR, encoded by the coding sequence ATGAATAATACTTGGAGCAAAATAGTTCTTATTGTTACTTTTTATTTATTAGTAACTTCTTCAATTTTTGGTCAACCTATCAAGATTGCCTGTGTGGGGAACTCTGTTACATATGGTATGGGAATTGAGAATCCTGAAGAAAGATACCCTGCTCAATTACAAGTAATGCTTGGCAATGAATATGAGGTAGGAAATTTTGGTCACAGCGGAGCTACCTTAATGAAACATGGATACAGACCCTATTGGAATTTACCTGAATTTAAAGAAGCTGTTGATTTCAGAGCAGACATCGTTATAATTCATTTAGGATTAAATGACACAGACCCAAGAGCATGGCCGAAGTACAGAGATGAATTTGTAAGAGACTATATTAACCTGATCGATACATTCAAACAAGTAAATCCTGATGCAGATGTTAAGATTTGCAGGATGACTCCAATATTTACCGGTCATTCGCGCTTTGAATCAAGTACCAGAGATTGGTATTGGCAGATTCAAGAAACAATTGAAGTGATTGCTGAAATTAGTGGTGTAGAGTTGATTGATTTGCATACGCCACTACATAAACGACCAGACCTTTTCCCGGATAATCTGCATCCCACTGGTGAAGGTGCAAAAATAATTGCAGAAAAAGTATATGGTGCCATAACAGGTGATTATGGAGGTTTAAAACCAGCTTCAATATTTACCAGCGGTATGGTACTACAAAGGAATAAACCCATAATATTCTGGGGTACAGCTAATGCTAACGAAATAGTAGAAATAGAATTCAATAATCAAAAAAGAGATACTTCAGTAAACAGGTCAGGCAAGTGGGAAATTGAATTCCCTCCTTTAGAGGCAGGTGGGCCATACATCATTACAATCTCAAATGGTAATGAGGTTATCAGCTTGAAAGATATACTTATTGGAGACATATGGTTATGTTCAGGTCAGTCAAATATGGAGTTCCGACTTAATCAGGCTGCTACTTATTCTGATGATATAAAGGATGCAAATCTGCCTGAAGTAAGATTGTTCAATATGCAGCCTGTTGCGTATACAAATAATGTAGCATGGGATAAAGAGACGCTTGATAAAATAAATCGACTTCAATATTTTACCAAAACCGAATGGAAGAGAACTACACCTGAAACAGCAAAGGATTTCTCGGCAGTTGCGTATCATTTTGGCAAAACATTGCACCAGGAGACAGATGTACCGATCGGACTTATACTGAACGCTATAGGTGGATCTCCGGCAGAGGCATGGATAGACCGTTTTACTTTGGAGCACCATCCTCGCCTTGTTGGATTGTTTCGTAACTGGAAAAACAATGATTATATAAATCCATGGTGCAGAGAAAGAGCAGAAAAAAACAGTGAGCTCTCTGAAAACCCTTTACAACGCCACCCATATCAACCTTCTTATCTTTATGAAGCTGGTATACAGGACATCACAAGACTAAATATCGCAGGTGTTATATGGTATCAGGGAGAATCAAATGAACAAAATGTTGAATTGCACGAAGTAATTTTCCCTACACTGGTTGAAAGCTGGAGAAATGCATGGAGTGATGATCTGCCATTTTACTATGTACAGTTATCCAGTATGGCTGTGGGCAGAGAGACTTGGGGGCATTTCAGGGATAGTCAGCGCCGGCTCATGTACGAAATCCCAAATAGCGGAATGGCTGTTTCCTCTGATCTTGGAGACAGCACCGATGTTCACCCTCGTGAAAAGAGACAAATAGGTGAGAGGCTTGCTCGCTGGGCATTAAATAAAACATATGGTGTTGATGATATTATACCTTCTGGACCTCTGTTTCATGATTTCTTTATAGAAAATGATACAGTTTATCTCTCTTTCGAGTATGCTGAAGGACTTAGAACTTCTGATGGAAAAGCTCCCAGATCATTTGAGCTTGCTGAATTCCCGGGACTCTATTATCCTGCTGATACAGTAATCGAGGGAAATGTGATTAAAGTAACTTCTTCTAAAGTCAAAACTCCAAGATATGTAAGGTACGGTTGGAGTTCTTTTTCAGATGGCAATCTTATAAACATTGAGGGATTGCCCGCATCAACATTCTCAACACAGTTTAATAATAATTCACGATAG